One Polypterus senegalus isolate Bchr_013 chromosome 10, ASM1683550v1, whole genome shotgun sequence DNA segment encodes these proteins:
- the LOC120536647 gene encoding B-cell CLL/lymphoma 7 protein family member B-like: MSGRTARAETRSRAKDDIKKVIAAIEKVRRWEKRWVTVGDTSLRIFKWVPIVDPRDEEKPRVLTSTERSSEREKRPRGGGMKNNSSLLMLDLNDDNSNQSSFSEASPVKGDSSTSPSPTPERSRATTPNPTALNNMGEDPQPPTLGQEQPPNIHEPALLSEEADEPPMLFKEDSVPESHTAKLSSDQYDQREESQDSSEDSPFRAPPMKRICTEESRS; encoded by the exons ATGTCTGGGAGGACGGCGAGAGCCGAGACCCGAAGTCGGGCAAAAGACGACATCAAGAAGGTGATCGCGGCCATCGAGAAAGTGCGGCGCTG GGAGAAACGTTGGGTAACTGTAGGTGATACGTCATTGAGAATCTTCAAATGGGTGCCAATAGTGGACCCCAGAGATGAG GAAAAACCCAGAGTGTTGACATCAACGGAAAGGTCCTCTGAGAGGGAGAAAAGACCACGTGGGGGAGGCATGAAGAACAATTCTTCCCTGCTCATGCTGGATCTGAATG ATGATAACAGCAACCAAAGCTCGTTCTCTGAAGCCTCGCCAGTGAAAGGAGACAGCAGCACCAGCCCAAGCCCTACCCCAGAGCGAAGTCGTGCGACCACACCCAATCCAACAGCACTGAACAACATGGGGGAGGATCCACAGCCCCCAACATTAGGTCAGGAACAGCCCCCCAACATACATG AACCAGCATTGCTGTCTGAGGAGGCCGATGAACCCCCAATGCTCTTCAAAGAGGACTCTGTCCCTGAGAGTCACACTGCGAAG CTGTCTAGTGACCAATATGACCAGAGGGAGGAGAGTCAGGACTCATCAGAGGACAGTCCATTCCGGGCCCCACCTATGAAGCGCATCTGCACTGAGGAGAGTCGTAGTTAA